In the Amblyraja radiata isolate CabotCenter1 chromosome 13, sAmbRad1.1.pri, whole genome shotgun sequence genome, one interval contains:
- the LOC116980007 gene encoding T-kininogen 1-like isoform X2 — translation MKLLYIALFIIQLLNINAESEPESVEVPEIRHIDCNKTEVLIAVDFSLRKINTELKTENKFALYRVTDAQVQGEREKHYFLKFSIRETDCPTESNNLWKACNYRAPKEASTGECSSEVLINVFQRKTQVTSHNCNVTTTAPGICLGCREPEPTDDSAAKKAGAHAIKTFNSNSTYENYFRIAAVYSLTSQVVAGMMYRMAFRMQETECSKDPAVADEDIIQCPFIVNGAKLHCSSTLHEMLWLSYASGTVSCDPVPEAEEKYPFLVNQALFGATYGPVISILALVKRFPF, via the exons ATGAAGCTGTTATACATTGCACTCTTTATCATTCAACTTTTAAACATTAATGCAGAATCAGAGCCGGAATCCGTCGAAGTTCCTGAAATCCGGCACATTGATTGTAATAAGACAGAGGTTCTAATCGCTGTGGATTTCAGTCTTCGTAAAATAAATACGGAGCTGAAAACGGAGAATAAATTTGCTCTTTACAGGGTCACTGATGCTCAAGTTCAG ggagaacgtgaaaagcaCTACTTCCTCAAGTTTTCTATCCGTGAAACAGACTGTCCCACTGAAAGCAATAATCTCTGGAAAGCTTGCAACTACAGAGCACCCAAAGAAGCT TCAACTGGTGAATGTAGTTCAGAAGTGTTAATCAATGTGTTCCAAAGAAAAACCCAAGTGACTTCACATAACTGCAATGTTACAACTACAG CACCTGGAATATGCCTTGGATGTAGAGAACCAGAGCCAACTGATGATTCTGCAGCAAAAAAAGCAGGTGCCCATGCTATCAAAACCTTCAACAGTAACAGCACTTACGAAAATTACTTCCGTATTGCTGCGGTGTACAGCTTAACCAGTCAG GTGGTGGCTGGAATGATGTACAGAATGGCATTCAGGATGCAGGAGACTGAATGTAGTAAAGATCCCGCTGTAGCTGATGAGGACATTATTCAATGCCCTTTCATCGTTAACGGTGCAAAG ctGCACTGCTCTTCAACTTTACATGAAATGCTCTGGTTAAGTTATGCCTCTGGAACTGTGTCCTGTGATCCCGTGCCTGAAGCAGAG GAAAAATATCCTTTTCTAGTGAATCAAGCATTGTTTGGTGCCACCTATGGCCCAGTTATAAGCATTCTAGCCTTGGTCAAAAGGTTCCCGTTTTGA
- the LOC116980007 gene encoding T-kininogen 1-like isoform X1 produces the protein MKLLYIALFIIQLLNINAESEPESVEVPEIRHIDCNKTEVLIAVDFSLRKINTELKTENKFALYRVTDAQVQGEREKHYFLKFSIRETDCPTESNNLWKACNYRAPKEASTGECSSEVLINVFQRKTQVTSHNCNVTTTAPGICLGCREPEPTDDSAAKKAGAHAIKTFNSNSTYENYFRIAAVYSLTSQVVAGMMYRMAFRMQETECSKDPAVADEDIIQCPFIVNGAKLHCSSTLHEMLWLSYASGTVSCDPVPEAEMLMQESGWGPFLMDPRVVHVPAENTTADVRVISTCPGKPWKSIYQVKPALPPTEEHHESAESQQETADAESHESVDGLQTPA, from the exons ATGAAGCTGTTATACATTGCACTCTTTATCATTCAACTTTTAAACATTAATGCAGAATCAGAGCCGGAATCCGTCGAAGTTCCTGAAATCCGGCACATTGATTGTAATAAGACAGAGGTTCTAATCGCTGTGGATTTCAGTCTTCGTAAAATAAATACGGAGCTGAAAACGGAGAATAAATTTGCTCTTTACAGGGTCACTGATGCTCAAGTTCAG ggagaacgtgaaaagcaCTACTTCCTCAAGTTTTCTATCCGTGAAACAGACTGTCCCACTGAAAGCAATAATCTCTGGAAAGCTTGCAACTACAGAGCACCCAAAGAAGCT TCAACTGGTGAATGTAGTTCAGAAGTGTTAATCAATGTGTTCCAAAGAAAAACCCAAGTGACTTCACATAACTGCAATGTTACAACTACAG CACCTGGAATATGCCTTGGATGTAGAGAACCAGAGCCAACTGATGATTCTGCAGCAAAAAAAGCAGGTGCCCATGCTATCAAAACCTTCAACAGTAACAGCACTTACGAAAATTACTTCCGTATTGCTGCGGTGTACAGCTTAACCAGTCAG GTGGTGGCTGGAATGATGTACAGAATGGCATTCAGGATGCAGGAGACTGAATGTAGTAAAGATCCCGCTGTAGCTGATGAGGACATTATTCAATGCCCTTTCATCGTTAACGGTGCAAAG ctGCACTGCTCTTCAACTTTACATGAAATGCTCTGGTTAAGTTATGCCTCTGGAACTGTGTCCTGTGATCCCGTGCCTGAAGCAGAG ATGCTGATGCAGGAATCCGGTTGGGGACCATTTTTAATGGATCCACGAGTGGTCCATGTCCCTGCAGAAAACACAACAGCAGATGTTCGTGTCATCAGTACCTGCCCAGGAAAACCATGGAAGTCCATATATCAAGTTAAACCTGCTCTTCCGCCTACCGAGGAGCACCATGAAAGTGCGGAGAGtcagcaagaaactgcagatgctgaaagccATGAAAGTGTTGATGGCTTACAAACCCCTGCATGA